The Methanolobus sp. WCC4 genome includes the window AAGCGGACACCATAGCAAAGATACCTGTGTCGGAAAGAAGACATATCATAGACAGGTTCAGGAACTCAAGGATAGATACCAATTACAACGATACAAGGTGGGATGAGAGAGATGAGAGATGAGGATATACTTTCCTTTGTAAAGGACAGGGAAACCGCAGATGACAAAGCTAAAAGAACCGATGATGGGATTGGAAATGAGAGTTCTGCAGGTGTGGAAGAAGAGAAGGAGATCTTTGAGGATTTCGAGCCCGGATATGGATCAATGGTCACATCACAGAGTGAGAACGGTGTCTCAGATGAAGCCTTCGGAATAATCACCACAGGAATTGACCCGCTGGAGATCACAGAGGCAGGTGCAAGGATAACAGGATACATCACTACATCCCACCGCCAGAAAGTTAGACTTGGAACCTACGTCATTGTCCCTTATGGTGATGAGGACCTGTTCGCAAGGATATGGAAACTCCAGTACCTGCAGGAGTTCGCCGTGGACGATGCAACGGAGATACATTCCAGAAGGATGCTGCGGTCCAATACAACTGACGAGGTTGACTACAAGTTCCTTGCATACCTTGACCCTACCTGCATCCTTTACGAGCCTAACGGCAGAGGAACAGGGCTTTCCAGAAGGATGAGCGACAGGATACCACGTCCCAACACCCCCATACTCCCTGTTACTGATAAGAAGAAGATACAGACAGGTCTCAATATCCCTGAGGAAGGTATATTCCTCGGACACCTGAGTGTTGGTGGAGAACTTGTGAGAACTCATGCTGTTCCTCCCACAGTACCCTATTACCTGAGGAATGACTACTCAATGGGTGACCCCCTTATTTTCAGGCATATGCTGGTCTGCGGAAGTACCGGTACGGGAAAGACCTTCCTTACAAAGAACATCCTGCGCCAGTTCATGAGTGAGGACAATCGCTACAAGCTCCGTGGCTCAGAGGAAAGGAGGAATCCATGTCTGGTGGTGATGGACCCGCAGGATGAGTATTCCCAATTGTTCGAGGACAATCCTGAGATAACGGATGATGATGACTTCAGGTTCAGGGCTGAGAAGGTCAATTTCGGTGCCTGCCGGAATACGAAGACCTTTGTAGCTAAGATCGATGGCGAGGGCTACACAGGCAGGTCAAGGGCGGAACAGGTCGAGTTCACCATCCCCTTTGAGATGGTGCGTAACAACTCCTGGCTCATAGCACCGGTGGGTATGACAGAGCTGCAGTATGTGGGTATCGACGTTCTCCTTGATGACTACTTCAAAAAGGGAGGAATAGGAGGAAAGCACACGTACAGCGGTTTCACTGATTTCATAGATGATGATGTTACAAGGAACTATTACACCGAGGAGACCCACAAGATACACGAGTCCTCATACGACGGTATCGTGCGCAGGGTGAAGAACCGTTCCCTTGCGAGGGTGTTCGACCAGCCTGCAAGACCGATCACTGATATACTTGAGCAGATATTCAAACCGGGACAGGTCAGCGTCTTCCCCACGGAGTACATCACCAACACACGCATACGTGACATCATAACCCTCACTTTGATGAGCCTGATAGTTGACAACAAACTGAGCACTTCAGGCGAGGCTGCCGTGAAGGACACACCCATAATCCTTGGACTTGATGAGGCACACCGCTATCTTGCAAAGGCAGGCGGAGAGCATTCCAGAAGGCTCATCTCCAAGTTCGCCGATGCAGCACGTCAGGGAAGAAAGGAAGGTCTCGGACTCTTCCTTATCACCCAGGACCCGCAGGACATCGATGATACGGTCTTCAAGCAGATCAACACGCGCATAATTCTCAATCTCAGCAATGATGCCGCGATCAGTACCATGAAGGTTAAAAAAGAATTTGAGAAGCGCATCCCATACCTCAAAAAGGGTCAAATGATAGTGCAGAGCCCCGATAACAGTGATATGGTCGAGATCATGGGACTTTCACGATGTGTTGTGAAACATGTTTGAATTACGTTTCAAACACCCTTTCACCGAAACGTATATATGAGGCTAATACGTATGGGTGGTTCGCTCAACTGAGCAGAACAACGCGGGCCGGTAGCTTAGCCAGGCAGAGCGACGGACTCTTAATCCGTAGGCCAGGGGTTCAACTCCCTTCCGGCTCGCATCTTACAATCACTTTTTCTAACTCTTTGATTTCCCTTATGCTTCTAAAAGATTAAATCCCATCAGAGTAATCTCTATCTTCGTTCTCAAAGACGGAAGGATAACTATGCCAAAAGTGAGTGTTGACATTCCACAGGAACTTCTTGACGACTTGAATCAGCATATCGGCGATAATAAGAAGTTCGTTACACAGGCCGATGCCATAAGGACAGCATTACGTAAGATGCTGGATCAGCTTGACGATATAGACCGCAGGCATGGCAGGCTGGAAGAATAAGAAAAGAAATAGAGAGATATCTATCTACTCACACTTTTTGTATTCAAAAACTACAGGCTTTTCAAATACTCAATACACTGCCTGCCCTCTTCGACACTGCCCATCTCAGTGACCATGAGTCCCTTGTAACCTGAGAGGCCTTCCATGAGCTTTTTCCAGTCGATGTTG containing:
- a CDS encoding ATP-binding protein, whose translation is MRDEDILSFVKDRETADDKAKRTDDGIGNESSAGVEEEKEIFEDFEPGYGSMVTSQSENGVSDEAFGIITTGIDPLEITEAGARITGYITTSHRQKVRLGTYVIVPYGDEDLFARIWKLQYLQEFAVDDATEIHSRRMLRSNTTDEVDYKFLAYLDPTCILYEPNGRGTGLSRRMSDRIPRPNTPILPVTDKKKIQTGLNIPEEGIFLGHLSVGGELVRTHAVPPTVPYYLRNDYSMGDPLIFRHMLVCGSTGTGKTFLTKNILRQFMSEDNRYKLRGSEERRNPCLVVMDPQDEYSQLFEDNPEITDDDDFRFRAEKVNFGACRNTKTFVAKIDGEGYTGRSRAEQVEFTIPFEMVRNNSWLIAPVGMTELQYVGIDVLLDDYFKKGGIGGKHTYSGFTDFIDDDVTRNYYTEETHKIHESSYDGIVRRVKNRSLARVFDQPARPITDILEQIFKPGQVSVFPTEYITNTRIRDIITLTLMSLIVDNKLSTSGEAAVKDTPIILGLDEAHRYLAKAGGEHSRRLISKFADAARQGRKEGLGLFLITQDPQDIDDTVFKQINTRIILNLSNDAAISTMKVKKEFEKRIPYLKKGQMIVQSPDNSDMVEIMGLSRCVVKHV
- a CDS encoding CopG family transcriptional regulator, encoding MPKVSVDIPQELLDDLNQHIGDNKKFVTQADAIRTALRKMLDQLDDIDRRHGRLEE